Proteins from one Vibrio coralliirubri genomic window:
- a CDS encoding aspartate/glutamate racemase family protein, whose product MKTIGLLGGMSWESTVSYYKSINEGVKATLGGLNSAKVCMYSVNFDEIEKLQHQGRWAETADILSDAALSVEKGGADFILICTNTMHKVVPEIEEKIMIPILHIADTTAQKLLEQGVKKVGLIGTAFTMEQDFYKGRLTNKFGIDVVIPDEDDREKVHNIIYQELCRGQVKEASRDVYRQIIEKLGQQGAEAVILGCTEIALLIQQQHTDVPLFDTTAIHAEAAVRLATSD is encoded by the coding sequence ATGAAAACGATCGGTTTGCTCGGCGGTATGAGTTGGGAGTCGACAGTGAGTTACTACAAGTCCATCAACGAGGGCGTTAAAGCCACACTCGGCGGGCTCAATTCTGCGAAGGTTTGTATGTACAGCGTGAACTTCGATGAGATAGAAAAGCTTCAACATCAAGGTCGTTGGGCTGAGACGGCTGATATCTTATCGGACGCGGCTTTATCGGTAGAGAAGGGCGGGGCTGATTTCATTCTGATTTGTACCAATACCATGCATAAGGTCGTTCCTGAGATCGAAGAGAAGATCATGATTCCTATCTTGCACATCGCTGATACCACGGCGCAGAAGCTGCTGGAACAAGGAGTGAAGAAAGTCGGATTGATCGGTACTGCTTTCACGATGGAACAAGATTTTTATAAAGGCCGTCTGACTAACAAATTCGGTATCGATGTTGTAATCCCGGATGAGGATGACCGAGAGAAAGTGCACAACATCATTTACCAAGAGTTGTGTCGAGGCCAAGTAAAAGAAGCCTCTCGAGATGTATACCGTCAAATCATTGAGAAGCTAGGCCAACAAGGTGCAGAAGCCGTTATTCTGGGGTGCACTGAAATCGCCCTGCTGATTCAGCAACAACACACTGATGTTCCCCTGTTTGATACCACAGCCATTCATGCAGAAGCGGCAGTACGTTTGGCGACGAGTGACTAA
- a CDS encoding radical SAM protein encodes MNYEGKVYRPWTEAKSILIQTTLGCSINTCTFCNMFSDKRFKVRDIEDVFKDIEEARLIYPYVESIFLIDGNVMAARTDYLLKILDKLRHTFPESRKVSLYSGLNDFRRKSLSELKELKSAGLTMAYAGLESGDAVVLENIKKRLTPEQAIEGMALAKEAGIETLLSFIFGLGGRDRSREHIVETTRLLNIMKPEQIAPMALAIQPGTVMEQEVKDGKFVMPTQLQILEEEKYLLENLNIDTFYWGDHGNNIVTQKGFLLDSREQFLAKVNRAIASNPMAKDSVIQTFAW; translated from the coding sequence ATGAATTACGAGGGAAAAGTATATCGTCCATGGACAGAGGCGAAGAGCATTCTGATTCAAACCACATTAGGTTGCAGCATCAACACATGTACGTTCTGTAATATGTTCAGTGATAAACGATTCAAGGTTCGTGATATTGAGGATGTGTTTAAAGATATCGAAGAAGCGCGCCTGATTTATCCTTATGTTGAATCAATTTTCCTTATCGATGGCAACGTGATGGCGGCTCGCACGGATTACCTTCTTAAGATTTTGGATAAGCTTCGCCATACCTTTCCAGAAAGCAGAAAAGTATCGCTCTATAGTGGTTTGAACGATTTCCGTCGTAAAAGCTTGAGCGAACTTAAAGAGCTTAAAAGTGCTGGTCTCACTATGGCTTATGCGGGGTTGGAGTCGGGCGATGCGGTTGTACTCGAGAACATCAAAAAGCGCCTGACACCAGAACAAGCGATCGAAGGCATGGCATTAGCCAAAGAAGCAGGCATTGAAACCTTACTTTCGTTTATCTTCGGCCTTGGCGGTCGTGATCGATCACGTGAACATATTGTCGAGACCACAAGATTACTGAATATCATGAAGCCTGAGCAGATAGCGCCAATGGCGTTAGCGATTCAGCCTGGCACCGTGATGGAACAAGAAGTAAAAGACGGTAAGTTCGTTATGCCGACGCAACTTCAGATCTTAGAAGAAGAAAAGTATCTGCTTGAGAATCTAAACATCGATACTTTCTATTGGGGTGACCATGGCAATAACATCGTGACTCAGAAAGGTTTCCTACTTGATTCAAGAGAGCAATTTTTGGCTAAGGTGAACCGTGCGATAGCATCAAACCCAATGGCTAAAGATAGTGTTATTCAGACGTTTGCTTGGTAG
- a CDS encoding YdcH family protein, with amino-acid sequence MLGENHSLVHEFPEMKDKIAELVKTDDGFAADMKTYDNLDKEIRKLELKDSPIDDGSMHQLKHDRSVLKDALHARLTG; translated from the coding sequence ATGCTAGGTGAAAATCATTCTCTTGTTCACGAATTTCCTGAAATGAAAGATAAAATTGCTGAGCTTGTTAAAACTGACGATGGCTTTGCAGCAGACATGAAGACGTACGACAACCTTGATAAAGAGATTCGTAAGCTTGAGCTGAAAGATTCACCCATTGATGATGGCTCGATGCACCAACTGAAACATGATCGTTCTGTACTGAAAGATGCACTGCATGCACGTTTAACTGGCTAG
- a CDS encoding LysR family transcriptional regulator codes for MNIEHLKLFVRLASTHNISMAGQELGLSPAVASSHISKLEDNLGVRLVHRTTRKVSLTEEGEAFLPHAEEVLSSVDAAKSAVGVGCDSPTGTLRVTASASFGRLHLVPALPGFLERYPGLKVDLRLSDSMVDVVEGGFDIAIRISELKDSTLIARKLATDKRIVCASPDYLIKYGKPATPQDLNDHQCISLIGLENWTFNTESGPKTIKASGSFRADNGEALRDAASGGMGITVTSNWCAYEQLKSGQLIQILEDYPLTSEPAIWAVYPSTRLLAPKVRAFIDYFSEYYGNPPYWE; via the coding sequence ATGAATATTGAACACCTCAAATTGTTTGTTCGTTTAGCTTCCACGCATAACATCAGCATGGCTGGGCAAGAGCTTGGTTTGTCTCCTGCTGTTGCAAGCTCGCACATCAGTAAACTGGAAGACAATTTAGGCGTTCGCTTGGTGCATAGAACCACTCGCAAGGTCTCTTTAACCGAAGAGGGGGAAGCATTCTTACCTCATGCTGAAGAGGTGTTATCGAGTGTCGATGCTGCCAAATCGGCGGTTGGTGTGGGCTGTGACTCTCCAACCGGAACGCTGCGAGTTACCGCATCTGCGTCTTTTGGGCGTTTGCATCTTGTTCCTGCTTTACCTGGATTCTTAGAGCGCTACCCTGGGTTAAAAGTCGATCTCAGGCTATCAGATTCGATGGTGGATGTTGTTGAGGGTGGCTTTGATATCGCAATTCGTATCTCAGAGCTGAAAGACTCGACACTGATTGCCCGAAAACTTGCGACAGACAAACGCATTGTGTGTGCATCGCCTGATTACTTAATCAAATACGGTAAGCCAGCCACACCTCAAGATCTTAACGATCATCAGTGTATTAGCCTAATTGGTTTAGAAAACTGGACCTTCAATACTGAAAGTGGGCCTAAGACGATAAAGGCATCTGGGTCGTTCAGGGCAGATAACGGAGAAGCACTGCGTGACGCAGCTTCTGGTGGAATGGGTATCACGGTGACGTCGAATTGGTGTGCGTATGAGCAACTGAAAAGTGGTCAACTGATTCAAATATTAGAAGATTACCCATTAACCTCAGAGCCTGCGATTTGGGCTGTGTACCCAAGCACAAGGTTACTTGCGCCAAAGGTGAGAGCCTTCATTGACTACTTCTCTGAGTATTATGGCAACCCGCCGTATTGGGAGTAA
- a CDS encoding SDR family NAD(P)-dependent oxidoreductase — protein MQKVILITGSTDGIGFETAKVLVQQGHHVLLHGRNPSKLKDVEQQLVAISAEAKIQSYVADLSVLADVDALADEIIAEHDKIDVLINNAGVFNTPNPITKDGLDVRFVVNTISPYHLTKRLLPVLDASSRVVNLSSAAQAAVNIEALEGKKPMSDGDAYAQSKLAITMWTREMAKELGSTGPMVVAVNPASLLGSKMVKDAYGIAGGDLSIGSDILVRASLSDEFAQASGQYFDNDNNTFANPHPDAIYGDKSQQVVAKIEEIIKATLS, from the coding sequence ATGCAAAAAGTTATTCTGATCACAGGCTCTACCGATGGTATCGGCTTCGAAACGGCAAAAGTACTTGTTCAACAAGGTCACCACGTTTTATTGCATGGACGTAACCCAAGCAAACTCAAAGACGTAGAGCAGCAACTTGTGGCTATCTCTGCTGAAGCGAAAATTCAAAGTTACGTGGCAGACTTGTCTGTTCTGGCTGATGTGGATGCGTTGGCGGACGAAATAATTGCTGAGCACGATAAGATTGATGTACTGATTAACAACGCAGGTGTGTTCAACACTCCGAACCCGATCACTAAAGACGGGTTAGATGTTCGTTTTGTTGTGAATACCATTTCACCATACCATCTGACTAAACGTCTGCTACCTGTACTCGATGCATCTAGCCGAGTGGTGAACCTGTCTTCAGCGGCGCAAGCTGCAGTGAACATCGAAGCGCTAGAAGGCAAGAAGCCAATGTCTGATGGTGACGCTTACGCACAAAGCAAGCTTGCGATCACCATGTGGACTCGAGAGATGGCAAAAGAGTTAGGCTCTACGGGGCCAATGGTGGTTGCGGTCAACCCAGCTTCGTTACTAGGCAGTAAGATGGTGAAAGACGCTTACGGTATTGCAGGCGGCGACCTAAGCATCGGTTCTGATATTCTGGTTCGCGCATCATTGTCTGATGAGTTCGCACAAGCGAGCGGTCAATACTTTGATAACGACAACAACACGTTTGCAAACCCACACCCAGATGCGATTTACGGCGATAAGTCACAGCAAGTTGTCGCTAAAATTGAAGAGATCATCAAAGCGACGCTTTCTTAA